The sequence below is a genomic window from Croceicoccus marinus.
AGGGGATGATCCCGAAGAGCTTGCGCGGTTTGAGCAGGCTATTGTCCTTGCCGGGATCGAGGTCCTCGACGACGTGGCGGAGTTCCATCAGCCGCTGGCCGACACTCCCCTCGCCTTCCATGGATTTTGTCGGGCGGTCGAGAAAGCGGTTCGACTGGCTAGCGAGCGCGACGATTTCCTTCTGGCCGATGCTGGTGATCTGGTTCACCTTCGTCGAGAAGTCGGGTCCTTGGGGATCGAGCGATACGAGCTGGCTGACGTAGCTTTCGACCTTGGTCTGGAGTTCGCTGCGAACCTCATTGCTTACCGGAACGAGGCCTGCCGCCTTCTCGATGGCAACAGGTTTGACGGGCTCGGGAGCGGTAAGCGTGAGGTCGGACATGGAAGACTCCATTAGATCGTATCGTTTGAAGGCGGGTTAAGGCGCGGATCGAGAGCAAAGCGTTCTTGGGATCTAAGAGCGTAATTGCCCTGCGCGGTTTCAGGATTGAAGATGATATTCCAGCTTCTACTGGAGATGGCACTTGGAACGATCACGAACGGGTGATCGGCTGTAAGTGCATCGCCATAAGCCTGTTGTGCAGCGCTGGTGGCCCCCGGGATCAGCCAGTGCGGATTGGGGACAGCATCCGGCTCGACAACATGTATTTTTGCCGGTTCATGGATGATGACGCTGGTGAGAATGTGCCGGTTATTGTCCAGCGCATTGAAGCCGGTGTGGACGGCGCGTTCCAGAATTGTCGTCGATGGATCAAGCGATGCGTAGAC
It includes:
- a CDS encoding RES family NAD+ phosphorylase — encoded protein: MEQYAASWDSGIGAFQFGGRWNSKGNHAVYASLDPSTTILERAVHTGFNALDNNRHILTSVIIHEPAKIHVVEPDAVPNPHWLIPGATSAAQQAYGDALTADHPFVIVPSAISSRSWNIIFNPETAQGNYALRSQERFALDPRLNPPSNDTI